From the genome of Candidatus Methylomirabilota bacterium, one region includes:
- a CDS encoding methyltransferase domain-containing protein yields the protein MSGAPEAVPFTVALERMNRFHEPVMRDVIARLGLAPGSRGIDVGCGVGLYTLWLAEAVGPDGRVLGIEPSAERVEAARALVGDRLRPPRLEFQIGDGVELDAPAGRFDWLWCGNVLHHIPDTQSALKEFARVVRPGGRIVVMESQTLSAMFLPGHPSLERRIQEAESERSREEAGARTFQERRQRTLESLLEANLADVAHETHLLQCRAPLTAAARDYIETVVFGRNWGERLRPLLSSEDWARRAALCDPQSPEYVLARPDYYCLYPITVFTARNRA from the coding sequence ATGAGCGGCGCGCCCGAGGCCGTCCCCTTCACCGTCGCGCTGGAGCGGATGAACCGCTTCCACGAGCCGGTGATGCGCGACGTCATCGCGCGCCTCGGCCTGGCGCCGGGCTCGCGCGGGATCGATGTGGGCTGCGGGGTCGGGCTCTACACCCTCTGGCTCGCGGAAGCGGTGGGGCCGGACGGCCGGGTGCTCGGCATCGAGCCGTCGGCGGAGCGCGTCGAGGCGGCGCGCGCCCTCGTCGGCGACCGGCTCCGGCCGCCGCGGCTCGAGTTCCAGATAGGGGACGGCGTGGAGCTGGACGCGCCCGCCGGCCGCTTCGACTGGCTCTGGTGCGGCAACGTCCTCCATCACATCCCCGACACTCAGTCCGCCCTCAAGGAGTTCGCCCGCGTGGTGCGGCCCGGCGGCCGCATCGTCGTCATGGAGTCGCAGACGCTGTCGGCGATGTTCTTGCCGGGGCATCCCTCGCTCGAGCGCCGGATCCAGGAGGCGGAGAGCGAGCGGAGCCGCGAGGAGGCGGGGGCGCGGACGTTCCAGGAGCGGCGGCAGCGCACGCTGGAGTCCCTGCTCGAGGCGAACCTGGCCGACGTGGCGCACGAGACACACCTCCTGCAGTGCCGCGCGCCTCTCACCGCGGCCGCGCGCGATTACATCGAGACCGTCGTCTTCGGGCGCAACTGGGGCGAGCGGCTCCGTCCGCTCCTCTCGTCCGAGGACTGGGCCCGCCGCGCCGCGCTCTGCGACCCGCAGTCTCCCGAGTATGTGCTCGCCCGCCCGGATTACTATTGCCTCTACCCCATCACCGTGTTCACGGCCCGCAACCGGGCGTGA
- a CDS encoding OsmC family protein, with product MADVKVDTVRSYSGGVPGRSLNQARTNHFVIDSPSGPHEALGSAEAFLAGVSSCGVTLIELYAQEQRVPLRHTEVTIEGVRAVAEPNRFAEVRMRFELSGVDQEQAELLVGVYKNR from the coding sequence ATGGCTGACGTGAAGGTCGACACGGTTCGCTCCTACAGCGGCGGCGTGCCCGGGCGCTCGCTCAATCAGGCGCGCACCAATCACTTCGTCATCGACTCGCCCTCGGGCCCGCACGAGGCGCTGGGCTCCGCGGAAGCGTTCCTCGCCGGCGTGTCCTCGTGCGGCGTGACCCTCATCGAGCTCTACGCGCAGGAGCAGCGCGTGCCTCTGCGCCACACCGAGGTCACCATCGAGGGCGTGCGCGCGGTGGCCGAGCCCAACCGCTTCGCCGAAGTGCGCATGCGCTTCGAGCTGTCGGGCGTGGATCAGGAGCAGGCGGAGCTGCTCGTCGGCGTCTACAAGAACCGCTGA
- a CDS encoding heme-binding protein, which yields MIELTLAMAERAVRAAQEKAKALGAPMTVTVVDEAGRLVLSARGDGTSFLSPETSRAKATAAANFRASTTELSERAAKGGLFWHLVPSALPGQILPTPGGTPIVVKGKVIGGIGCGGGTGEQDQECANAGAAVIS from the coding sequence ATGATCGAGCTGACGCTGGCGATGGCGGAGCGCGCCGTGCGCGCCGCGCAGGAGAAGGCCAAGGCGCTGGGCGCGCCGATGACGGTGACGGTGGTGGACGAAGCCGGCCGCCTCGTCCTCTCTGCGCGGGGCGACGGCACCAGCTTCCTGTCCCCCGAGACCTCGCGCGCCAAAGCCACCGCCGCGGCCAATTTCCGCGCCAGCACCACCGAGCTATCGGAGCGCGCGGCCAAGGGCGGCCTCTTCTGGCATCTGGTGCCGAGCGCGCTTCCCGGCCAGATCCTGCCGACGCCGGGCGGCACCCCCATCGTCGTCAAGGGCAAGGTCATCGGCGGCATCGGCTGCGGGGGCGGCACCGGCGAGCAGGACCAGGAATGCGCCAATGCCGGCGCGGCCGTCATTTCCTGA